One genomic region from Indicator indicator isolate 239-I01 chromosome 7, UM_Iind_1.1, whole genome shotgun sequence encodes:
- the CHST3 gene encoding carbohydrate sulfotransferase 3: protein MHVSPMEIRRSLPQDFRELLYCLKMRSKYAILLVFVVGLVIIEKENNFISRVSDKLKQSPQALAEANSTEASPQLTENGSLASLQELDAAFSQLRSHLRNITLQLVGDGDTRPRRHVLLMATTRTGSSFVGEFFNQQGSIFYLFEPLWHIERTVTFEPGGANAVGSALVYRDVLKQLFLCDLYILESFISPAPEDHLTPFMFRRGSSRSLCEDPVCTSSTKKVFEKYHCKNRRCGPLNITLAVEACRHKQHVALKTVRIRQLEFLQPLVEDPRLDVRIIQLVRDPRAVLASRMVAFSGKYETWKKWASEGEAPLHEEEVQRLRGNCESIRLSAELGLRRPAWLRGRYMLVRYEDVARAPLQKAEEMYRFAGLPLTPQVKEWIGKNTQAPHDGSGVYSTRKNSSEQFEKWRFSIPFKLAQVVQDACAPAMQLFGYKLASSPAALANRSFSLLEEAQPSWVT, encoded by the exons ATGCATGTGTCCCCCATGGAGATCCGACGCTCTTTGCCCCAGGATTTCCGTGAGCTGCTGTACTGCCTGAAGATGAGGAGCAAGTATGCCATCCTGCTGGTCTTTGTGGTTGGCCTCGTCATCATCGAGAAGGAGAACAACTTCATCTCCAG GGTGTCAGACAAGCTGAAGCAGTCCCCACAGGCACTTGCAGAGGCCAACAGCACAGAGGCCAGCCCACAGCTGACTGAGAACGGCTCCCTCGCCTCGCTGCAAGAGCTGGACGCAGCCTTCTCCCAGCTGAGGTCCCATCTGCGTAACATCACCCTGCAGCTGGTAGGCGATGGGGACACCAGGCCACGGCGTCATGTCCTGCTGATGGCCACCACCCGCACCGGCTCCTCCTTCGTGGGCGAGTTCTTCAACCAGCAGGGCAGCATCTTCTACCTCTTTGAGCCCCTCTGGCACATCGAGAGGACAGTGACCTTTGAGCCAGGGGGAGCCAACGCAGTGGGCTCAGCCTTGGTCTACCGGGATGTCCTCAAGCAGCTCTTCCTCTGTGACCTCTACATCTTGGAGAGCTTCATCTCCCCAGCACCCGAGGACCACCTGACGCCCTTCATGTTTCGTCGGGGCTCGAGCCGCTCACTCTGTGAGGATCCTGTCTGCACGTCCAGCACCAAGAAGGTCTTTGAGAAGTACCACTGCAAGAACCGCCGCTGCGGCCCCCTCAACATCACCCTGGCTGTTGAGGCCTGCCGGCACAAGCAACACGTGGCCCTGAAGACGGTGCGCATCCGGCAGCTGGAGTTCCTGCAGCCGCTGGTGGAAGACCCTCGGCTGGACGTCCGCATCATCCAGCTGGTGCGGGACCCCCGGGCTGTCCTGGCCTCCCGCATGGTGGCCTTCTCCGGCAAGTACGAGACCTGGAAGAAGTGGGCATCCGAGGGGGAGGCTCCTCTCCATGAGGAGGAGGTGCAGCGGCTGCGGGGCAACTGTGAGAGCATCCGgctgtcagcagagctggggctgcggCGGCCGGCCTGGCTGCGGGGCCGCTACATGCTGGTCCGCTATGAGGACGTGGCGCGGGCGCCCTTGCAGAAGGCGGAGGAGATGTACCGCTTCGCCGGGCTGCCCCTCACTCCCCAGGTGAAGGAGTGGATTGGCAAAAACACTCAGGCACCCCACGACGGCAGCGGCGTCTACTCCACCCGCAAGAACTCCTCCGAGCAGTTTGAGAAGTGGCGCTTCAGCATCCCCTTCAAGCTGGCGCAGGTGGTGCAGGACGCCTGCGCCCCAGCCATGCAGCTCTTTGGCTACAAGCtggccagcagccctgctgcactgGCCAATCgctccttcagcctgctggAGGAGGCACAGCCCTCCTGGGTCACGTAA